TTGTAGAAGCATACGACCCATCAGCTCCATACGGTGGAAAAGAATCAGGAGAAGGTCCTATACAGCCTACTATTCCGGCAATATTCAGTGCAGTTTATGATGCTATCGGCGTAAGATTTACAGAAATGCCGTTAACTCCGGAAAAAGTTTTAAATGCTATAAAAGCTCAAAAAGCTAGTAAGTAATTCAGTTTATATATGCTTTACACTTCGCGGCAGCGGGTATTCTGCTGCCGCAATATTAAATATATGATCATAAATGTTAATGCTTATACTAACAAAGGAGAGTGTTATGAGAGAAATTAAATTCAGAGCTTGGGATGATGAAGCAAAAAAAATGTATTCACCGGAGGATCTGGAGCAGCCTGATGTGCGTGATGATACTAAAAAAACAATTTATTGCTATTTATCATACGGAGCCCTGCAAATTTATGATTTTAGAGAGAAAGAACCCGTACAGTTTGTTCCAATGCAATCAACAGGGTGGTTCGATAAGAATCAAAATGAAATTTACGAGGGTGATGTAGTACAGATTGAAAATTCAATAAGTCAAATTATTTGGAGTGAAGAAATTTCAGGATTTATTCTTTTATCAACAGATGGTGGAATAATGATGGGAGGAGACTACATAACCTCTGATATTGAGGTTATAGGCAATATTTACGAAAACCCGGAGCTTATAAACTATCGATATTAGGAGGGACATAAAATGAGACTTAATGACAAGGAGTATCTCTTGAGTATCATTGAAGGAAAGAGGATAGATTTCTACCTTGAAGATGATATGTTTGAAATTGAAGGAAAAGTTATAAAAAAGGACGGAGATATGGTGGTGGAGGTCCTTGAAGCTGTAGGACATGTGTTAGATATTGTCGGCAGAAGTCTTAGACTTAGATTTGATTATAAAAAACTTTATGCTGAAAGACTGGACACCGGAAAAAGTTTTGAAATGGAAATTAACCGTGTGTATGATCTTATAGCTAATCCTACCGCGGAAGATTTTAGTGAAAAAATAGAAAAGGGAGCCAAATGCTTTTTTAGAAAACAGTCAGATACTCTTTTATGGCGTGAAGCAGATAAATGGGTTATCGAATTAAATAAGATAAATATGTACTTTAATGGTGACAGATATTATTATAATTCGCTGCAGGAGCTGTGCAGCTCAAATGCGGCTCAGATGGCTGGAGACTGGCAGGCGATATATTACAGTTCCGAACCCGAACTTGAGTGAATGGAAGGTGAGCATATGAGCAAGATTGTCGTTGAAACGAACTACAGTAGATTTAAACCTGTTGGACAGAATGATATGTGTGCAACATGCCCTTCAAGTTGTAAAACGTCATGTGCAAGAGTACTTATGCAAAAACATGATATTAATGAAGAAGAAGATTTTAAAGATTTTAACGAAGAAGAAGATTTTAAGAAATTTAAGGTAGAAAGTAATTTAAAAGAAGGAAAATAATAAACATATTTAAAAAAATAAAATAATTATGCAAATAATTCTAATTTTAATTGTTAAATAAAAAACAATCCTATGGAGGTCAGTATGGATCTTAAAAAGAAAAGATGGTTTGTTCTTGGAGCAAGTTTGTTAATAAATTTGTGCATAGGTTCGGGTTATGCATGGAGTGTTTATGCCGGGCCTTTGATTAAGACATTTGGATGGACAGCTGCGGCTACAGCAATGACATTTACAATTTCAAATGCGATTAGCCCCGTATGTATGATTACCGGAGGTAAAATTCAAGATAAATTTGGACCTAAGTGGGTTATCTTTGCTGGAGGTATACTTTTCGGAGGCGGAATATTTATGTCAGGTCTGACAAAATCATTGCCTTGGATATATGTAAGCTATGGCATAGTAGCCGGTTTTGGTATGGGAATGGTTTATGGATGTACAATAGCTAATACAGTTAAGTTTTTCCCTGACAAGAGAGGCTTGGTAGCTGGATTGGCAACTGCAGGATATGGGTTTGGACCTGTTCTTCTTGCTCCTATATCTCAGGGACTTATTTCAAGCTATGGTGTTTTATTTACATTTAGAGCACTTGGTGTGGCATATTTAATAGTTATTTTGGTGGGCTCCCAATTTATAATGAAAGCTCCAGCAGGGTATAAGCCTGAAGGATGGGAACCTCCTGCAATAACAGCAACGTCAGCAGTAACCGGAAGCGATAAAACCTGGTCTCAAATGCTCTCAGATTCAAAATTCTATTTGTTGTTTATCATGCTTACAATAGGAGCTACGTCTGGTTTGATGATAATAAGCCAGGCATCACCTATAGCTCAGGAAATAGTGAAGGTAAGTGCTGAGGAAGCTGCTTTTGCAGTAAGCATGGTGGCTATAGCAAACATGGCCGGACGAATTGCCTGGGGTGCAATATCAGATAAAATAGGAAGATACAATACTCTGCCTATAATATATGTTCTGCTGGCGGCTGCAATGTTCTTATTAACAAATGTGTCATCAGGCGGCTTTGCACTTTTCCTTGTAGCAACTATGATGGTTGGATTTTGTTTCGGAGGTTTTATGGGAGTGTTCCCGGCTCTTACAGCAGACTGCTTTGGCGCAAAAAACAACGGTGTAAATTACGGGATTATGTTCAGTGGATTTGCACTTGGAGGTTTTATAGGGCCGGTTATGGCAGCAACAATTAAGTCAAAT
Above is a window of Sedimentibacter sp. MB35-C1 DNA encoding:
- a CDS encoding YopX family protein yields the protein MREIKFRAWDDEAKKMYSPEDLEQPDVRDDTKKTIYCYLSYGALQIYDFREKEPVQFVPMQSTGWFDKNQNEIYEGDVVQIENSISQIIWSEEISGFILLSTDGGIMMGGDYITSDIEVIGNIYENPELINYRY
- a CDS encoding OFA family MFS transporter encodes the protein MDLKKKRWFVLGASLLINLCIGSGYAWSVYAGPLIKTFGWTAAATAMTFTISNAISPVCMITGGKIQDKFGPKWVIFAGGILFGGGIFMSGLTKSLPWIYVSYGIVAGFGMGMVYGCTIANTVKFFPDKRGLVAGLATAGYGFGPVLLAPISQGLISSYGVLFTFRALGVAYLIVILVGSQFIMKAPAGYKPEGWEPPAITATSAVTGSDKTWSQMLSDSKFYLLFIMLTIGATSGLMIISQASPIAQEIVKVSAEEAAFAVSMVAIANMAGRIAWGAISDKIGRYNTLPIIYVLLAAAMFLLTNVSSGGFALFLVATMMVGFCFGGFMGVFPALTADCFGAKNNGVNYGIMFSGFALGGFIGPVMAATIKSNNNGDYTMAFIIAAVMSLCGIAVTYIIRKTSKKSTESLS